The Oncorhynchus tshawytscha isolate Ot180627B linkage group LG30, Otsh_v2.0, whole genome shotgun sequence genome includes a region encoding these proteins:
- the LOC112231373 gene encoding GRB10-interacting GYF protein 1-like isoform X7, with protein MTAETLNFGPEWLRALSRGGSVTSPPPSPAMPKSKLADYRYGREEMLALYIKDNKPPEDMQDKEFAAIMQDEPVQPLALEPLTEEEQRNFSMSVNSVAVLRLMGKGGGAAPVGVSRGRGGCIRGGRGRGEGAFYQRVPGGPDEGEVGFGRGREMLRSQSWDDRAERPRFEKPIRCAEVVRPGFEETGPPGRKDSWRADSDNWRTLREEEEEAAAAAAAGGEQPAWRVAGSRRDDGGPRSAGWRDRGGRRKFEFEFRDGEGPRRESDRDGLPEWCTDEEDGEMGTFDSSGAFMCIKQKDCKDTITEEDLEFEALEEEEENDQGGKDNNADRDLLSFYSFHLDECEAAGEGEDEYKTPSPPAISGSPPSDPLLAPCTTQAPISHPTKTNYVPAEGCPLPGSGAKLSPDPPSTTTSSLMPPPSGSLLPSTGGEAEEDEGMKHLQQEAEKMVASLQDTSLEEECFTQALQESHTITSHSHTHPAPHSHTHAAGHTHSTHRDCALPLSHEAAMKWFYKDPQGEVQGPFSTVEMCEWFQAGYFTMTLLVKRGCDEGFQPLGDVIKMWGRVPFSPGPSPPPLLGNMDQELLKKHLEQAATAALYQQLQMRFQHMNRYAHTHTHTHTHTHTHTHTHTHTHTHTHTHTHTHNVCECTNVSICRSGDSSMMPSMNRSMSVPDNGSMWDMHTSASQQSGGEANLWDLTMSHSTQVPSLEQLQKLQDRREAELRAKREEEERKRQVEKRRQQEEQKRRDEEELYRRKQQCRQQQELIMKLLQQAQPGAPGCVSGSGWSGSQASALSKQGKSLGLLELETERLLKQQAQHQRAQHQRDRHGGLSMGQWGEGSVGMWSGGGMEPKGSSGGMGVWEEAVKNQNSLRNMGMKNSRSSPSLSEQYMLRKKRTEEEDKLLKLLQGMKPQDGFTTWCEQMLHALNTSANNSSSSLDVATIVAYLKEVESPYEVHDFIRSYLGDTMEAKEFAKQFLERRAKQKANHQRQQQQQQLSKEVSGLSNFPIQSMFQAAQMGKGGMYDSQAAKMKKKQTMMLHSDPSILGYSFLSAGDRMNLGEMETVEDY; from the exons ATGACTGCTGAAACACTTAACTTCGGCCCAGAATG GCTCCGTGCACTATCCAGAGGGGGGAGTGTGACgtccccccctccttctccagcCATGCCAAAGTCCAAGCTGGCTGATTACCGCTATGGCCGCGAGGAGATGCTAGCACTTTATATAAAAGATAACAAG CCCCCAGAGGACATGCAGGATAAGGAGTTTGCTGCTATCATGCAGGATGAGCCTGTGCAGCCTTTGGCCCTGGAGCCTCTAACTGAGGAGGAGCAG AGAAACTTCTCCATGTCTGTGAACAGTGTGGCTGTGCTGAGGCTGATGGGAAAGGGAGGCGGGGCTGCCCCTGTAGGCGTGTCTAGGGGCCGTGGAGGATGCATCAGAGGAG ggagagggagaggtgaaggtgcGTTCTACCAAAGAGTTCCTGGAGGTCCTGATGAAGGAGAGGTGGGCTTCGGTCGTGGCCGGGAAATGCTCCGCAGCCAAAGCTGGGATGACCG AGCTGAGAGGCCAAGGTTTGAGAAGCCAATCAGGTGTGCTGAAGTAGTGCGTCCAGGGTTCGAAGAGACGGGGCCTCCGGGCAGGAAGGACTCCTGGCGTGCTGACAGCGACAACTGGCGTACCCtccgagaggaggaggaagaggcagcagcagcagcagcagcaggaggagagcaGCCAGCTTGGAGAGTTGCAGGATCCCGCCGGGATG ATGGAGGTCCTCGTTCTGCAGGCTGGCGTGATCGTGGCGGCCGGAGGAAGTTTGAGTTTGAATTCCGTGATGGCGAGGGCCCCCGCAGGGAATCCGACAGGGACGGCCTTCCTGAGTGGTGCACCGacgaggaggatggagagatgggaaccTTTGACTCCTCTGGGGCCTTCATGTGCATCAAG CAGAAAGACTGTAAGGACACCATCACTGAAGAGGATCTGGAGTTTGAAgctctggaggaagaggaggagaatgatCAGGGAGGCAAGGACAACAACGCTGACAGAG ACCTCTTGTCCTTCTACTCCTTTCATCTAGATGAATGTGAAGCAGCAGGTGAGGGAGAAGATGAGTACAagactccttctcctcctgccaTCTCTGGCTCTCCACCCTCAGACCCTCTTCTTGCCCCCTGCACCACACAGGCACCCATCTCCCATCCCACCAAAACGAACTATGTGCCCGCTGAAG GCTGCCCACTTCCAGGGAGTGGTGCCAAGCTCAGCCCAGaccccccctccaccaccacttcTAGCCTGATGCCTCCTCCCTCCggatctctcctcccctcaacagGGGGAGAAGCAGAGGAGGACGAGGGCATGAAGCACCTGCAACAG gaggctgaaaagatggTGGCCTCACTGCAGGACACCTCCCTTGAGGAGGAGTGTTTCACTCAAGCACTACAGGAGAGCCACACAATcacctctcactctcacacacacccagccCCACACTCTCACACGCACgccgctggacacacacactcgacCCATAGGGACTGTGCCCTGCCCCTCTCCCACGAGGCAGCCATGAAGTGGTTCTACAAGGATCCCCAGGGAGAGGTCCAAG GTCCTTTCTCCACGGTGGAGATGTGTGAGTGGTTCCAGGCCGGCTACTTCACCATGACCCTGCTGGTAAAGAGGGGTTGTGATGAGGGCTTCCAACCCCTGGGTGACGTCATCAAAATGTGGGGCCGCGTGCCCTTCTCCCCCGGCCCCTCCCCCCCGCCCCTCCTG GGCAATATGGACCAGGAGCTGCTTAAGAAACATTTGGAGCAGGCAGCCACTGCAGCTCTATACCAGCAACTACAAATGAGGTTCCAGCACATGAACaggtacgcgcacacacacacacacacacacacacacacacacacacacacacacacacacacacacacacacacacacacacacacacacacacacacacacaatgtatgtGAGTGTACTAATGTCTCTATTTGCAGGAGTGGAGATTCTAGCATGATGCCCTCGATGAACAGGTCCATGTCAGTACCTGATAATGGGTCCATGTGGGACATGCATACCTCGGCCTCCCAGCAGTCAG GTGGTGAGGCCAACCTATGGGACTTAACCATGAGTCATTCCACTCAGGTGCCATCTCTGGAGCAGCTACAGAAG CTCCAGGACCGGCGTGAGGCTGAACTCAGGGCCaagcgagaggaggaggagcgCAAGCGGCAGGTCGAGAAGAGGAGGCAGCAGGAGGAACAGAAGAGGCGTGATGAGGAGGAGCTGTACAGGCGTAAGCAGCAGTGTCGGCAGCAGCAGGAGCTGATCATGAAGCTGCTACAGCAGGCCCAGCCCGGGGCACCAGGGTGTGTCTCTGGGTCAGGGTGGAGCGGCTCCCAGGCCTCAGCCCTCTCCAAACAAGGCAAGAGCCTCGGCCTGCTGGAGCTGGAGACCGAAAGGCTGCTCAAACAGCAGGCCCAGCACCAGAGGGCCCAGcatcagagagacagg CATGGAGGCTTGTCTATGGGCCAGTGGGGTGAGGGATCTGTGGGCATGTGGTCTGGTGGGGGCATGGAGCCCAAAGGCAGCTCTGGAGGGATGGGTGTCTGGGAGGAGGCTGTGAAGAACCAAAACAGCCTCCGCAATATGGGCATGAAGAACAGCCGCAGCAGCCCATCTCTCAG TGAGCAGTACATGCTGAGGAAGAAGCGtacagaggaggaggacaagCTGCTGAAACTGCTGCAGGGCATGAAGCCCCAGGATGGCTTCACCACCTGGTGTGAACAGATGCTGCACGCACTCAACACCTCCGCTaacaactcctcctcctcactggaTG TGGCAACCATCGTGGCCTACCTGAAGGAGGTGGAGTCTCCCTACGAGGTCCATGACTTTATCCGCTCCTACCTGGGCGACACCATGGAAGCCAAAGAGTTCGCCAAGCAGTTCCTGGAGCGCCGAGCCAAACAGAAAGCCAACCACCAGagacaacagcagcaacaacag CTATCAAAGGAAGTTTCAGGGCTGTCCAACTTTCCTATCCAG TCCATGTTCCAGGCAGCCCAGATGGGAAAGGGAGGAATGTATGATAGTCAGGCTGCAAAGATGAAGAAGAAACAGACCATGATGCTTCACTCTGACCCTAGCATCTTAG GATATTCATTCCTGAGCGCTGGGGACAGGATGAACCTGGGTGAGATGGAAACAGTGGAGGATTATTGA
- the LOC112231373 gene encoding GRB10-interacting GYF protein 1-like isoform X8, which translates to MTAETLNFGPECCLGEDNGRCISNLNLRLRALSRGGSVTSPPPSPAMPKSKLADYRYGREEMLALYIKDNKPPEDMQDKEFAAIMQDEPVQPLALEPLTEEEQRNFSMSVNSVAVLRLMGKGGGAAPVGVSRGRGGCIRGGRGRGRGEGAFYQRVPGGPDEGEVGFGRGREMLRSQSWDDRAERPRFEKPIRCAEVVRPGFEETGPPGRKDSWRADSDNWRTLREEEEEAAAAAAAGGEQPAWRVAGSRRDDGGPRSAGWRDRGGRRKFEFEFRDGEGPRRESDRDGLPEWCTDEEDGEMGTFDSSGAFMCIKQKDCKDTITEEDLEFEALEEEEENDQGGKDNNADRDLLSFYSFHLDECEAAGEGEDEYKTPSPPAISGSPPSDPLLAPCTTQAPISHPTKTNYVPAEGCPLPGSGAKLSPDPPSTTTSSLMPPPSGSLLPSTGGEAEEDEGMKHLQQEAEKMVASLQDTSLEEECFTQALQESHTITSHSHTHPAPHSHTHAAGHTHSTHRDCALPLSHEAAMKWFYKDPQGEVQGPFSTVEMCEWFQAGYFTMTLLVKRGCDEGFQPLGDVIKMWGRVPFSPGPSPPPLLVRQPPPSRGSSGNMDQELLKKHLEQAATAALYQQLQMRFQHMNRSGDSSMMPSMNRSMSVPDNGSMWDMHTSASQQSGGEANLWDLTMSHSTQVPSLEQLQKLQDRREAELRAKREEEERKRQVEKRRQQEEQKRRDEEELYRRKQQCRQQQELIMKLLQQAQPGAPGCVSGSGWSGSQASALSKQGKSLGLLELETERLLKQQAQHQRAQHQRDRHGGLSMGQWGEGSVGMWSGGGMEPKGSSGGMGVWEEAVKNQNSLRNMGMKNSRSSPSLSEQYMLRKKRTEEEDKLLKLLQGMKPQDGFTTWCEQMLHALNTSANNSSSSLDVATIVAYLKEVESPYEVHDFIRSYLGDTMEAKEFAKQFLERRAKQKANHQRQQQQQQLSKEVSGLSNFPIQSMFQAAQMGKGGMYDSQAAKMKKKQTMMLHSDPSILGYSFLSAGDRMNLGEMETVEDY; encoded by the exons ATGACTGCTGAAACACTTAACTTCGGCCCAGAATG TTGTCTAGGGGAAGATAATGGGCGATGCATATCCAACCTAAACTTGAG GCTCCGTGCACTATCCAGAGGGGGGAGTGTGACgtccccccctccttctccagcCATGCCAAAGTCCAAGCTGGCTGATTACCGCTATGGCCGCGAGGAGATGCTAGCACTTTATATAAAAGATAACAAG CCCCCAGAGGACATGCAGGATAAGGAGTTTGCTGCTATCATGCAGGATGAGCCTGTGCAGCCTTTGGCCCTGGAGCCTCTAACTGAGGAGGAGCAG AGAAACTTCTCCATGTCTGTGAACAGTGTGGCTGTGCTGAGGCTGATGGGAAAGGGAGGCGGGGCTGCCCCTGTAGGCGTGTCTAGGGGCCGTGGAGGATGCATCAGAGGAGGTAGAG ggagagggagaggtgaaggtgcGTTCTACCAAAGAGTTCCTGGAGGTCCTGATGAAGGAGAGGTGGGCTTCGGTCGTGGCCGGGAAATGCTCCGCAGCCAAAGCTGGGATGACCG AGCTGAGAGGCCAAGGTTTGAGAAGCCAATCAGGTGTGCTGAAGTAGTGCGTCCAGGGTTCGAAGAGACGGGGCCTCCGGGCAGGAAGGACTCCTGGCGTGCTGACAGCGACAACTGGCGTACCCtccgagaggaggaggaagaggcagcagcagcagcagcagcaggaggagagcaGCCAGCTTGGAGAGTTGCAGGATCCCGCCGGGATG ATGGAGGTCCTCGTTCTGCAGGCTGGCGTGATCGTGGCGGCCGGAGGAAGTTTGAGTTTGAATTCCGTGATGGCGAGGGCCCCCGCAGGGAATCCGACAGGGACGGCCTTCCTGAGTGGTGCACCGacgaggaggatggagagatgggaaccTTTGACTCCTCTGGGGCCTTCATGTGCATCAAG CAGAAAGACTGTAAGGACACCATCACTGAAGAGGATCTGGAGTTTGAAgctctggaggaagaggaggagaatgatCAGGGAGGCAAGGACAACAACGCTGACAGAG ACCTCTTGTCCTTCTACTCCTTTCATCTAGATGAATGTGAAGCAGCAGGTGAGGGAGAAGATGAGTACAagactccttctcctcctgccaTCTCTGGCTCTCCACCCTCAGACCCTCTTCTTGCCCCCTGCACCACACAGGCACCCATCTCCCATCCCACCAAAACGAACTATGTGCCCGCTGAAG GCTGCCCACTTCCAGGGAGTGGTGCCAAGCTCAGCCCAGaccccccctccaccaccacttcTAGCCTGATGCCTCCTCCCTCCggatctctcctcccctcaacagGGGGAGAAGCAGAGGAGGACGAGGGCATGAAGCACCTGCAACAG gaggctgaaaagatggTGGCCTCACTGCAGGACACCTCCCTTGAGGAGGAGTGTTTCACTCAAGCACTACAGGAGAGCCACACAATcacctctcactctcacacacacccagccCCACACTCTCACACGCACgccgctggacacacacactcgacCCATAGGGACTGTGCCCTGCCCCTCTCCCACGAGGCAGCCATGAAGTGGTTCTACAAGGATCCCCAGGGAGAGGTCCAAG GTCCTTTCTCCACGGTGGAGATGTGTGAGTGGTTCCAGGCCGGCTACTTCACCATGACCCTGCTGGTAAAGAGGGGTTGTGATGAGGGCTTCCAACCCCTGGGTGACGTCATCAAAATGTGGGGCCGCGTGCCCTTCTCCCCCGGCCCCTCCCCCCCGCCCCTCCTGGTGAGACAGCCCCCACCATCTCGGGGGTCCTCT GGCAATATGGACCAGGAGCTGCTTAAGAAACATTTGGAGCAGGCAGCCACTGCAGCTCTATACCAGCAACTACAAATGAGGTTCCAGCACATGAACag GAGTGGAGATTCTAGCATGATGCCCTCGATGAACAGGTCCATGTCAGTACCTGATAATGGGTCCATGTGGGACATGCATACCTCGGCCTCCCAGCAGTCAG GTGGTGAGGCCAACCTATGGGACTTAACCATGAGTCATTCCACTCAGGTGCCATCTCTGGAGCAGCTACAGAAG CTCCAGGACCGGCGTGAGGCTGAACTCAGGGCCaagcgagaggaggaggagcgCAAGCGGCAGGTCGAGAAGAGGAGGCAGCAGGAGGAACAGAAGAGGCGTGATGAGGAGGAGCTGTACAGGCGTAAGCAGCAGTGTCGGCAGCAGCAGGAGCTGATCATGAAGCTGCTACAGCAGGCCCAGCCCGGGGCACCAGGGTGTGTCTCTGGGTCAGGGTGGAGCGGCTCCCAGGCCTCAGCCCTCTCCAAACAAGGCAAGAGCCTCGGCCTGCTGGAGCTGGAGACCGAAAGGCTGCTCAAACAGCAGGCCCAGCACCAGAGGGCCCAGcatcagagagacagg CATGGAGGCTTGTCTATGGGCCAGTGGGGTGAGGGATCTGTGGGCATGTGGTCTGGTGGGGGCATGGAGCCCAAAGGCAGCTCTGGAGGGATGGGTGTCTGGGAGGAGGCTGTGAAGAACCAAAACAGCCTCCGCAATATGGGCATGAAGAACAGCCGCAGCAGCCCATCTCTCAG TGAGCAGTACATGCTGAGGAAGAAGCGtacagaggaggaggacaagCTGCTGAAACTGCTGCAGGGCATGAAGCCCCAGGATGGCTTCACCACCTGGTGTGAACAGATGCTGCACGCACTCAACACCTCCGCTaacaactcctcctcctcactggaTG TGGCAACCATCGTGGCCTACCTGAAGGAGGTGGAGTCTCCCTACGAGGTCCATGACTTTATCCGCTCCTACCTGGGCGACACCATGGAAGCCAAAGAGTTCGCCAAGCAGTTCCTGGAGCGCCGAGCCAAACAGAAAGCCAACCACCAGagacaacagcagcaacaacag CTATCAAAGGAAGTTTCAGGGCTGTCCAACTTTCCTATCCAG TCCATGTTCCAGGCAGCCCAGATGGGAAAGGGAGGAATGTATGATAGTCAGGCTGCAAAGATGAAGAAGAAACAGACCATGATGCTTCACTCTGACCCTAGCATCTTAG GATATTCATTCCTGAGCGCTGGGGACAGGATGAACCTGGGTGAGATGGAAACAGTGGAGGATTATTGA
- the LOC112231373 gene encoding GRB10-interacting GYF protein 1-like isoform X3, which yields MTAETLNFGPECCLGEDNGRCISNLNLRLRALSRGGSVTSPPPSPAMPKSKLADYRYGREEMLALYIKDNKPPEDMQDKEFAAIMQDEPVQPLALEPLTEEEQRNFSMSVNSVAVLRLMGKGGGAAPVGVSRGRGGCIRGGRGRGEGAFYQRVPGGPDEGEVGFGRGREMLRSQSWDDRAERPRFEKPIRCAEVVRPGFEETGPPGRKDSWRADSDNWRTLREEEEEAAAAAAAGGEQPAWRVAGSRRDDGGPRSAGWRDRGGRRKFEFEFRDGEGPRRESDRDGLPEWCTDEEDGEMGTFDSSGAFMCIKQKDCKDTITEEDLEFEALEEEEENDQGGKDNNADRDLLSFYSFHLDECEAAGEGEDEYKTPSPPAISGSPPSDPLLAPCTTQAPISHPTKTNYVPAEGCPLPGSGAKLSPDPPSTTTSSLMPPPSGSLLPSTGGEAEEDEGMKHLQQEAEKMVASLQDTSLEEECFTQALQESHTITSHSHTHPAPHSHTHAAGHTHSTHRDCALPLSHEAAMKWFYKDPQGEVQGPFSTVEMCEWFQAGYFTMTLLVKRGCDEGFQPLGDVIKMWGRVPFSPGPSPPPLLGNMDQELLKKHLEQAATAALYQQLQMRFQHMNRYAHTHTHTHTHTHTHTHTHTHTHTHTHTHTHTHNVCECTNVSICRSGDSSMMPSMNRSMSVPDNGSMWDMHTSASQQSGGEANLWDLTMSHSTQVPSLEQLQKLQDRREAELRAKREEEERKRQVEKRRQQEEQKRRDEEELYRRKQQCRQQQELIMKLLQQAQPGAPGCVSGSGWSGSQASALSKQGKSLGLLELETERLLKQQAQHQRAQHQRDRHGGLSMGQWGEGSVGMWSGGGMEPKGSSGGMGVWEEAVKNQNSLRNMGMKNSRSSPSLSEQYMLRKKRTEEEDKLLKLLQGMKPQDGFTTWCEQMLHALNTSANNSSSSLDVATIVAYLKEVESPYEVHDFIRSYLGDTMEAKEFAKQFLERRAKQKANHQRQQQQQQLSKEVSGLSNFPIQSMFQAAQMGKGGMYDSQAAKMKKKQTMMLHSDPSILGYSFLSAGDRMNLGEMETVEDY from the exons ATGACTGCTGAAACACTTAACTTCGGCCCAGAATG TTGTCTAGGGGAAGATAATGGGCGATGCATATCCAACCTAAACTTGAG GCTCCGTGCACTATCCAGAGGGGGGAGTGTGACgtccccccctccttctccagcCATGCCAAAGTCCAAGCTGGCTGATTACCGCTATGGCCGCGAGGAGATGCTAGCACTTTATATAAAAGATAACAAG CCCCCAGAGGACATGCAGGATAAGGAGTTTGCTGCTATCATGCAGGATGAGCCTGTGCAGCCTTTGGCCCTGGAGCCTCTAACTGAGGAGGAGCAG AGAAACTTCTCCATGTCTGTGAACAGTGTGGCTGTGCTGAGGCTGATGGGAAAGGGAGGCGGGGCTGCCCCTGTAGGCGTGTCTAGGGGCCGTGGAGGATGCATCAGAGGAG ggagagggagaggtgaaggtgcGTTCTACCAAAGAGTTCCTGGAGGTCCTGATGAAGGAGAGGTGGGCTTCGGTCGTGGCCGGGAAATGCTCCGCAGCCAAAGCTGGGATGACCG AGCTGAGAGGCCAAGGTTTGAGAAGCCAATCAGGTGTGCTGAAGTAGTGCGTCCAGGGTTCGAAGAGACGGGGCCTCCGGGCAGGAAGGACTCCTGGCGTGCTGACAGCGACAACTGGCGTACCCtccgagaggaggaggaagaggcagcagcagcagcagcagcaggaggagagcaGCCAGCTTGGAGAGTTGCAGGATCCCGCCGGGATG ATGGAGGTCCTCGTTCTGCAGGCTGGCGTGATCGTGGCGGCCGGAGGAAGTTTGAGTTTGAATTCCGTGATGGCGAGGGCCCCCGCAGGGAATCCGACAGGGACGGCCTTCCTGAGTGGTGCACCGacgaggaggatggagagatgggaaccTTTGACTCCTCTGGGGCCTTCATGTGCATCAAG CAGAAAGACTGTAAGGACACCATCACTGAAGAGGATCTGGAGTTTGAAgctctggaggaagaggaggagaatgatCAGGGAGGCAAGGACAACAACGCTGACAGAG ACCTCTTGTCCTTCTACTCCTTTCATCTAGATGAATGTGAAGCAGCAGGTGAGGGAGAAGATGAGTACAagactccttctcctcctgccaTCTCTGGCTCTCCACCCTCAGACCCTCTTCTTGCCCCCTGCACCACACAGGCACCCATCTCCCATCCCACCAAAACGAACTATGTGCCCGCTGAAG GCTGCCCACTTCCAGGGAGTGGTGCCAAGCTCAGCCCAGaccccccctccaccaccacttcTAGCCTGATGCCTCCTCCCTCCggatctctcctcccctcaacagGGGGAGAAGCAGAGGAGGACGAGGGCATGAAGCACCTGCAACAG gaggctgaaaagatggTGGCCTCACTGCAGGACACCTCCCTTGAGGAGGAGTGTTTCACTCAAGCACTACAGGAGAGCCACACAATcacctctcactctcacacacacccagccCCACACTCTCACACGCACgccgctggacacacacactcgacCCATAGGGACTGTGCCCTGCCCCTCTCCCACGAGGCAGCCATGAAGTGGTTCTACAAGGATCCCCAGGGAGAGGTCCAAG GTCCTTTCTCCACGGTGGAGATGTGTGAGTGGTTCCAGGCCGGCTACTTCACCATGACCCTGCTGGTAAAGAGGGGTTGTGATGAGGGCTTCCAACCCCTGGGTGACGTCATCAAAATGTGGGGCCGCGTGCCCTTCTCCCCCGGCCCCTCCCCCCCGCCCCTCCTG GGCAATATGGACCAGGAGCTGCTTAAGAAACATTTGGAGCAGGCAGCCACTGCAGCTCTATACCAGCAACTACAAATGAGGTTCCAGCACATGAACaggtacgcgcacacacacacacacacacacacacacacacacacacacacacacacacacacacacacacacacacacacacacacacacacacacacacacaatgtatgtGAGTGTACTAATGTCTCTATTTGCAGGAGTGGAGATTCTAGCATGATGCCCTCGATGAACAGGTCCATGTCAGTACCTGATAATGGGTCCATGTGGGACATGCATACCTCGGCCTCCCAGCAGTCAG GTGGTGAGGCCAACCTATGGGACTTAACCATGAGTCATTCCACTCAGGTGCCATCTCTGGAGCAGCTACAGAAG CTCCAGGACCGGCGTGAGGCTGAACTCAGGGCCaagcgagaggaggaggagcgCAAGCGGCAGGTCGAGAAGAGGAGGCAGCAGGAGGAACAGAAGAGGCGTGATGAGGAGGAGCTGTACAGGCGTAAGCAGCAGTGTCGGCAGCAGCAGGAGCTGATCATGAAGCTGCTACAGCAGGCCCAGCCCGGGGCACCAGGGTGTGTCTCTGGGTCAGGGTGGAGCGGCTCCCAGGCCTCAGCCCTCTCCAAACAAGGCAAGAGCCTCGGCCTGCTGGAGCTGGAGACCGAAAGGCTGCTCAAACAGCAGGCCCAGCACCAGAGGGCCCAGcatcagagagacagg CATGGAGGCTTGTCTATGGGCCAGTGGGGTGAGGGATCTGTGGGCATGTGGTCTGGTGGGGGCATGGAGCCCAAAGGCAGCTCTGGAGGGATGGGTGTCTGGGAGGAGGCTGTGAAGAACCAAAACAGCCTCCGCAATATGGGCATGAAGAACAGCCGCAGCAGCCCATCTCTCAG TGAGCAGTACATGCTGAGGAAGAAGCGtacagaggaggaggacaagCTGCTGAAACTGCTGCAGGGCATGAAGCCCCAGGATGGCTTCACCACCTGGTGTGAACAGATGCTGCACGCACTCAACACCTCCGCTaacaactcctcctcctcactggaTG TGGCAACCATCGTGGCCTACCTGAAGGAGGTGGAGTCTCCCTACGAGGTCCATGACTTTATCCGCTCCTACCTGGGCGACACCATGGAAGCCAAAGAGTTCGCCAAGCAGTTCCTGGAGCGCCGAGCCAAACAGAAAGCCAACCACCAGagacaacagcagcaacaacag CTATCAAAGGAAGTTTCAGGGCTGTCCAACTTTCCTATCCAG TCCATGTTCCAGGCAGCCCAGATGGGAAAGGGAGGAATGTATGATAGTCAGGCTGCAAAGATGAAGAAGAAACAGACCATGATGCTTCACTCTGACCCTAGCATCTTAG GATATTCATTCCTGAGCGCTGGGGACAGGATGAACCTGGGTGAGATGGAAACAGTGGAGGATTATTGA